AGTAAAGGACTCACCTCTAACATGTGTTTGACCAAATCTGGTAAACTCAATTTACTAGAACCCGAAAAGACCACGGTCGAAGCGATAATGGCAGGTAGATCTAAATCACTTGGTACAGGTGGCGTTACTACAGGTGTGTTGGCTCTACTGccatgaccatgaccatgaccatgaccatgacTGGTATGCGAGATCGATTCGATCCGTTCAGCTTTAACTTGcttttcttctacttctgtTACTTGGGCGGTTATTGGTTCGTCCTCTACTTGGGGTAAAGGTGAATGACGAGGTTCggaaggtggtgaaagaggagatgattgTCTAGACtgtctatcttcttcatcttcttggGGTTTCTGCGACTGCGCTTGTATAACTGCTTCAAATGACTGAGGTTGTCGAGGTAAGACGACTTCTTCGGGCTCTGAAAGtatatcgtcatcatccatttcCATAGGCGCCATGGGTGGACTCGAAGGAGGCATCGAGctacccattcccattcccatgtCCATCCTCAGACTTTTGACTGGGCTGGAAGAAAACAgcctttccctctcttcttctttctcttgggGTTGTAATCTGACTAACACTTTACTTCCGAAGAAATCCAACTCCACTGACTGCGTTGAAGACAGTGTCAAATCGAATTTCTGATTCTGTAATAATCTCAcacccctcttcttcttggtgatCTTCACTTTCATACCGTTTTGACCGATTATTATTATCCTGATGGTATTTTGTTTAACTAGTTCGATAGCGGCATGTACCCTCGAAGCGTGAGATGCATCTTTCGATAGATGAATCACTCTACTTTCATTCTCAGGATGATCTAAGAGGTTAAGGAGGTGCGATGGGATAGtagatgagagggaagaagaagacgatttGGCGTTAGATTGTGTATGTCGGTGTCTACCGAATATCAATgtcattccttcttccaataccAACTCGTGATCGAATTTAGCTTCTGGTACTTTCTGTCGTTGAGAGTGTTTcgtaggagatgaagaacTCATCATGAGTCTTCggttgggtgatgatgagaaagccACGGTCGATGTGGAAGGTGTTAACGGTCCACCTGATAAGACCCTGATAGGTGCTGGGACGGGAACAGCGGTGTacttgatgggatggttgtcttcgatatcgatatcggACGATGGGTGGGGTGTCATGTACTTGTGGTGTTGGGTGATGGACACGCGTTGACGTTTGGCTGATGTGGGTGTAGCCATCCTTGATGGGATGCGCTTGAGGGGTTCGAGGGGGGTTGAGTGGGATGACATTGGTGAGGTGCTGGGATGAGGTATGGGGTGTGAGTCTGctgaatggaaatgggagtgagagagggaaaagggatcaagaaggagaaggagatgaggatgaaaagtTCAAGCAGGATGGTGTATGGTGTCAGACTGTGTCATGTTGAGAAATCAAAAAGACGAGTAGTACTGGTAGTGAGTGATTTCTGCAAAAGAGAGACGCGTCCCAGCGCACGGTCCCAGTGTGAACATTACTCGTACTAGTGCCATGACGGGTAGATCACGTGACGCCGTACCTCATGACTAGAAAAATCAAAagaaatcaatcaatcgcCGCGGTCGTATCGAGGGGTGTGGCGTGTCCTTTCTCAATCAAATATGAAGGAGCAGCCTCATTTGCAGAAAGCACCCCAGTCGAATCGCAAGTAGTGTAGTGTACATTTGCGATCCATGTCTGTCACAAGTATATCGGTATATCTGTACAGATAGGTATAGTATAGTAGCATTGTAGAAATAATCGAATGCAACACCTAAAACACCTTTTTACCCGTTTCATCGGTCTGCTCGTTCGGCTGTTCGACCACCTGCCATCCGTCTTTCTTCAAGACATCTAAGGCTCTGTCGAGTTTCTCTGAAGGCACAAGGATGTAATCTGTAGGCCTATGATTTTCCCAAATGCAAGACATAAGGTCACATCAGTTGAATATAGATGATTGAACGATTGTCCAAGTAATCTAAAGCAAACTCAGTTGACTTCACTCACCACGTCGATATCGCATAGATGTTGATTTCGGCTGATCTCAGAGGTGTGAGGAATTCATGTAGTATCCCTGTCAAGCCTATGATGTATTGGAAATCATCGTGAACACTCATCATCCAGCCCTACGACTGCACTCTACACCTGCATATGTCTATGTAGGTCTCCACAAACAACGTCCATATGATAGTATCACGCCCTTTACTTCACCGTCATTCCATCGTTTCCCCCTTGCttatctcctctttccccgCTATCCAGCTAAACAACAGCTCACTCACCAATATACAGCGGTCCCCTGATCTTAATAGCTTTCCAAGGCCCGAACCACCTCCcagcatcaccatcacccagCTCCTTCAACCCTctcacttctccatctaccACCATGCCTTGCTCACCGGGCGGTAGGGCAGCTACGACGCTCACTCCAGCAAGTTCGCGAGTGACGCTAAAATAGGGGTATTTTTCGTACAGGTTCGGAGTGAggtgagggatgatggtgaggggATAGAAGAAGGTGTATATTGGGAGTGGTTGGgggatcaggtggaggaCGGACATCAGTTTGTTGATTTTTCGATCGCGAGGTTGAGACATTTTGATGGATTTGGTTTGTGTATGAGTGCGTGGGCGAAGGAGTTTGGTTATCAGAGATGCGAGGGGGATTCTGCAActgcatatatataaatatatacCTATGCCATCCAGCAGCACGAGAATGATCTCTTGTTATCGCAAAAGGCAAGATCCTCAGTCATTCGTCATGGGATTGGCGTAGATAACCGAGCACAGATAACCGATCAaatctcttcccatctcaaatctcaaatctcaaatctcaaatctcatcTGTTATTCGTCAACTATCGCTTCATTTCATCAGCACTCTAATCAACCATGAGAGTCACGATCGCAGTCACCTCATTACTCTTCGTGTCGCTCATGACAGCCTCACCTATAGAGGTACAAAATGCGTTTAAAGGGATATGTCCGAATTTCGATGTGAGATGTGTCAAAGATGGAGATTGGAGGAATCCCATAGGCAGGATCGGACCGAAGCGTGAGTAAGAGCTATCTCATATGAGTACCATGACTTGTCACGGTATGCACCGTGTGATCTGCGCCTATCTCGTCAGGACGAGTGACATCTGGTCGCTGCATCGAGGGAGGGGTACAGGTGGATTCAAGGTTCAACTGACAAAGCCGTTCTTATCCAACATTTAGCATTCTGCAGAGAAGGAGTAAGATGTAATCAATGCGAACAGTCCAAGAATACCAGAGAGTGTAATAGGACGTTCAAGGAATGTGAAGGGCAATGTGAGGCTTATGGGCCGATACCATTCTGAAAGAAAGTGAGATGGTTGAGTCGGAAGATAACTTGTGCGGGGGGAGGAGACGAGAACATTATACCGCGGCACACGATGAACATCGACACCATATCACATACCGAACAGCACCTCTGATACCATATTGAACATAGgaatcaagatcaacgagTCAGACTGATACTTGGACAAACCACTTATTTCGATCCAGCCTGATTTATTGTCTATACGTCACATCCTTCAAGATTATATCTCAATCTGAgacattccattcctcgTTCACTTCTACAACgatcatccaacaacatCGACTTTCTTGATTCCTAGTCAAGCGATTCAACACTACATATAATCATGTATgcaatctcatctcctaACTCTCcttcactcacccttctcaGCAAAACAAAAGCAGGTTTGATACCTACTCACCAGTCCCGGCGACATACCAACTGAACCCAAACCGTTGATCggcttttcatcttttcgaCAATAGACCCACTGGTAGATTTCAATCTCGCAAAATGCATACTTCAACTTTACTTTCCCTCTTACCCCTCCTCGCTGGAATAGGCTCCTCACCAGCCATGGCTCTACcccaccaccaacaacaaccgaAATTACCTTTACCCGCTTTACTTCGTCGACAAGCCCAAGGGCAAGGGGCATTAGACCTACCTCCATCTCTCAACATGCCCACTGCTTCTCTATCTTCATCGATTACAGACGATATACAACCCACACCTGTACCGGTGGATCTACCATCTTTATGGCAAATCAATACTATCCCGCAAACTTTGCTCGCTCAAGCACAACCACAAGAGGAATCAgtcacttcttctcctgcgGCCTCTGTAACTTCCAGTGGGGATCTGTATGTCCAGGATGCAGAAGATTCAGAAGTCACTCCCACGCCCACAGCTGTGAATATGGCTACAGTGGAATATCAAGGTGATTCGCTGTTACAGCCTACCTCCATTTCCATGGCTATGGCAGgaatggatatgaatatgagtACGAACACAAACACGAatatggacatggacatcaCGGCCGCTGCGGCTGCGGCCATTACTTCGATGGTCGGGAACTTACCTTCGGGCATTAATGGTAATAGTGGAACTATCACTTCTTTTGCTAGTTCTACCTCAACTGTATCTTCCCCAACGACTAGTTCGGCTGGTACAGGAGCTTCAATGACATCGATGGTATCTACCacgtcttcttcatccgccATAGTCTCTGCAACAGCCACTGTAGCGGAAGCTGCCGGTATCACTTCTACGTCTACGTCCACGTCTACATCCATTGATACTTCCCCGACTCCCTCGACCTCCGCCTCGGACGAtaagagcaagaagatcagatacAAGCATTGTTCCGATACCAAAGGTACAGTCACTGAGATCAAAGTGAATCCATGCGAGGGTGGTAAAGGAACTATATTAGATCCATGTCATTTCCAAGCaggaaagtgagttgatttcggtatctcatctctctctaCATAACTATCTTGATATGTGATAAAAAATAAAAAAAAGACGGACGATCACTGATGATACTGTTTTTCGTTGTGATATGATAGGAACTACACTATAACTCTCACATACGTTTCACCTGAGGATTCAACTTCACCCCGAGCGAACTTGGTAGCGAGAGATAAAACTATGTCGGATGGTCAACAGCATTTCACTTATCCCGGACAATCATTTGTGAGCCCGACTTGGTGTTTactctcaatccatcaatcatcaatgaaTGTTGATATCACAAGTATGCTGATTTGTGTCTTGCCAATGGAATGGTTAGGACGCATGCCAATATACTTCATGTCCTATTACGATTCAGGAAACTAAGAGTTATACATATGAGTTTGTGACTACGAATAATGTAAGTCATTATATTGTCCCCCCACTGTCCATCCTGATACACTATACCACCTTACCCCGCTCGTTGATTGTTGCGTTGATATACATACTGATACCGACTTGGGTTTATGCTGGTACAGCGGTTCGATCAACTTACATTCAACATGACCAACGGCCTAGATGGCGATTCACTCATGTGTGCATATTTCCCTGTGACTTTGTGACTGTCAACCATGACCTGTGTTTCATGCAATATTGTTCACTGATAACATCATTTGTGCATCATCAGTATGCCAAGTTTAGCAGGTAGAAGTATGGGAAGGAACGTCCCTTTTGGCGGGTTAGGTGCTAGGTGGTAGGTAGGTGGATTGTAGATATTTGTGCTCAAAAAATAAGAGTTGAACGTGTGTGTGATATTTATGAGATGCATTACATTACATCATGATATCACAACAACTGGAATTGCTCGAACCAGTCCCTTCATCTAATCAGACTTTGTGTTCCCTACCCAATGTTGAATACTGTATACCAAATCGGTCTGCCAGTCATATTGTTTCCACGATCGATCTTGTTAGTACAGGGGGTCGAGTACGGCAGAGTAATGCTTTGACATGCATATCCCACCCTTTAACTTGGATTATATATCAATACAAAAATATACTTGAAACCCCcacaaagaaagaaaatccaATAAACGGTAATACCGAGAATTCATGAGCAACCAAACCAATGGAATGATCCTTCTAAATTTctttccatccaccaccatcgTTACCACTCAACATTTGGCTGACTAGTCCTAAGCCAAACACAGTCACATGGGCAGTAGCGGCCATACCGAACTGGGTTGTAAAAGCATATGCAAATGTAATCAGTAAAACATTACTCTGTACGTCTGTAAAAGATGAACGAAATATCAAGGaatatctcactcacccctcTGTACAATTGTCTTACACCGGCAAAccaacctccttcatccctttcactcatcttcctcttccttctcactccCGTTTCTTCCTGTAATATCCTCCATATAGCTTCTACGATCCCTACGTAATTCTTCTCTCTTAACTTGACAATCGATTTCATCTCTTTGTGCTTGACAGAACCTCCTTTCGATCTCGACTGTAATTGTAATCTTTTCCTAACGGTTTCGATGGGTAACAAAACCAGTAAGCTAGACAATCCCAAAGATAGGTCAATGAGACTATAGGTGATAGGAGAGAAATCAGGTGATATTTTGAATTGTCTTTCGATAATTAACGGTATactcaaagtgagtaatgGTCGAAGGGTATGTTCGAGTATAGAAGGTAATAAGAGGTTTTGATGGAAATATAAATTGGAAAAACCACCTTCGTTCTCTATAACTTGTTTGAAGATCGTTACGCTTGATGGAGTACTAGGGTGACTAGTAGGTAAAACGATCAATCTCGTTCGGATCAATTCCAAAGGAGAAAGTAATAGATGGGTAAAAAGGTGAGAAGTAACTTGGAGTGCTAAGGGGATAGCTGGATTGGGTAGGGCACTAAGTGAAATATCGAGATTGACCGGTGAGTTGGGTGTAAGTATGAGTAAGAACGAGTGGATGGATGGTTGGAGGATGTTAGAtaagaatgaatgaattgtGGAGATTAATTGGGATTTCCAAAGACCTGGTAAACCCTCGGAGGGAGTATAGCGAATTCGGCGGATCATACCCCATACACCGTTACCGCGGGATACCTCTGGGTCGTCGTTGAGAAGCCAAGATGGGTGGACTAGGTGAGGAAGCAGGATTAGTAAGATTCTTAAGATCGTTTTGGACGGGATAAGATAGGTTGTATAAATAAAATCTTTCTACATCTCAACGAAGATAAGGGAAATTTAAGGTAAGTGGTATTCTGACAACAATACTCACGATCAGGTAGATATCCCGAGGCATCTGTTTCCACCACGATCTCAGGGGGAGGAGCGAGTGGTGCAGGTGGTTGAGCAAGTCGATCTGAGAAGTACATATCTGCTTCTTCGGGATTACTTATCTGCGGTGCGGCGTCCGTCTTAGCTCCAGGTCCTCTCATGGTAGGTCCGGAGGgcaactcacttgatcatcctgCAGTTCGAACTGCTCCTTTTCTCTTATCACCTCCACATCCTCGTCTGGTGCATATCTCTTTCTAGGTCTATATTCGACTTGTAATAATGTTTTACCCACTTCGAATGGCATGCCCATCGCTGTTGTGAGATATTCAGAAAGGAACAAGTTGAACGGTCGACCCATCATCGGTATAGCTAGGTTCTCATCGTCTTCCACTGCTGCCGAGAACGACGATGGGACGTGGGACGGTGCAGTTGGGttgggagaggatgaagaggaggatggagGTTGAACGGAGGGTGGGAGGAATACCCATTCTTCAGCTGGGGGTGCTATGGGCGTGTTCGTGTCAGCGACAAAGGTCATATGTGGGATATGATGGGATATGCTCACTGTACAAACCCCTGACTGACTGGGGACGTGATGATGTGCTCATGCTTGGGTGATTGTCGAGTCGACGCTATCTGATATGCTATGAGATGTAGTGGTCAGTTTGAACGATGTTGATGACGATACTCACTGTTGTTGCCACCCTTTGTACCCACGAGATGGgagggatgagatgacgacgggatcaaattgCCAATGGATGCCGCGTTGAAATGTCGGCCCTCGAATAATATAACCCATTGGAattttgttgttgtatatcatcaacttGACAACGACACaccatatcatcaccataGACCACCTTGTCTAGCTCTCACACCCTCAAAAACCATATCTAGATACTTGCACGAGATCAACAGACGCCTAAGACATCTTGCTGCCTTTGCTCACACACATCACTCGACACTCGACACTCTCACACCTACTCCGCACTGACCCGGGATGCCCCGACGTGATCTCGTGAGAATAGTATTGGtcggtgatggtgagtgggCGTGTGGTAACATGCATATGGCACCATACCAACGGCTCTGGACGGGAGGGCGGCTGATATGTATGCATGATATAATGCAGATGGAGTAGGGAAATCATCAATAATAACGTCTTTGATCAAAGAATCATTCGTGAATAATGTGAGTTTACTGATTGGTTCCGACTTCTCCCCTACACCTAACATTATCAGACTAATACATGTATACCTCTCAAAAAGGTTCAACACGTCGTACCGGAAGTGACTATACCTCCAGAAGTCACTCCAGAGAACGTCACAACCTCCATAGTAGACACTTCATGTACGTCCATTCTCTTTCACAACACCAACCAAGCTGACGTTCCGTTCTGTGGATAGCCAATCCCCGTTCCCGAGCACACCTTTTATCTCAACTCACGCGAGCGCATGTGATATGTCTGGTGTACAGTATATCCGAACCAAGTAGTTTTGATAGAGTAGCGGAGTATTGGTTACCCCTATTTAGGAGGGAAGGTATAAATGTGAGCTTGCTTGCGATCGAATCAACCATTAATGTAGAAgctcagctgatgatggagacGATAATGTAGATACCGGTCATATTAGTTGGGAATAAGATAGATCTGAGAGGTGGACAGGTGACGAATCAGGGAttagaagatgagatatcacCGATCATGAGGGAGTTCAAGGTAAGTCCTCCGCAGCATTCAGTGCAAGTTTGAATCGGAGCTGctgagtgaagatgaaacgatCTTGAATAGGAAGTCGAAACTGTCGTAGAATGTTCAGCTTTGTTACCGTTGAACGTATCGGAAGTGTTCTACTTCGCTCAGAAAGCTGTACTGCATCCTACCGCCCCGCTGTACGACTCCAGGGAACATGTGAGCTCTGTCATGCACTGTATCTTTAGACCTGTAAGCTGACATATCGGTCGTGTAGACACTAAAACCCAAATGCCTAGAAGCACTGAAACGTATATTCAGGATATCGGACGTAGATAAAGATGGGTTATTAAATGCCGTAGAATTGAATCAATTTCAGGTAAGTCACTTTTTTCTCAATCCTTCTTTGACTCCAGAACGAGGTAAATTTATGCTCAAAATGTGTTTGCACGACAGCAAAAATGCTTCTCCACGCCGTTGCAGTATCAAGAACTAGAAGGTATACTCGATCTCGTTCGATCATATGACCCATCAGCTGTACTGCCCGTCCCTACATATTCCGTCCCTTCCACCCCCTTACCTCGAGATCCAACATACGGTCAGTTAGGTCAATCACCGCCTGTCCTCTCTCCTCCCGGAGAGGGTATAACGGAATTAGGTTTCTTGTATCTTCATACGATATTCATACAACAGGGGAGGATGGAAACTACTTGGACGGTGTTGAGGAAGTTTGGATATGGGGAGGGTTTGGATCTGAGAGAGGATTTCTTGACTCCAAGGTGGGTTGCCCTATTCCATTTTCGCtaccttttcatcatcaccgtatCGGATACACTATGATCCTATCGCATAGCAACATGTCATCCATGGGACCGCTGTGAAAGACAgatgctgatactgtattCGTTTCACTCACGCAGATTCGATGTACCATACGATTGTTCCGTCGAACTATCACCTCTAGGCAATCAGTTCCTTACAGACATCTTCGAATCATATGACAAAGATCAGGATGGAGCTTTGTCTCAATCCGAATTAGATGAGCTGTTCTCGACTTCACCAGGTAATCCATGGTCGGCTAGTGGATTTCCAGATAGTACCATTACAGATGACATGGGCAGAGTAACGCTTCAAGGTTGGTTAGCACAATGGTCAATGACTACTTTACTAGATCATCGAACGACCCTCAACTATCTAGCCTATTTGGGATATTCCTCTACACCATCTGCATCTACCGAACCACCTCTGAGTACACCTACCGCATTGTATATCACTCGACCTAGAAAACAGGATCGGAGGCAGAAGAAAGTCACGAGATCGGTATTCCTATGTTATGTCCTGGGTGCGACTGGTTCAGGCAAGACGAGTCTACTAAGGTCGTTCGTGAATAAGGGATTCAGAGGGcatgaagatggatctccGGGagggtatgggtatgaacCGACGACGAAGGTCTTGAGTGTGGTGAATTCGGTGGAGATCGAGGGACAGGAGAAATATTTAGTGGTGAGTGAGCATACCATAGACAAATGAGCCAAGCAAAATCCACTAGGCTCCTGTTTCCGATCCAAGTTTTTCTATGTCTTTGGTATCTGTTGGTGGCACACTCTCGCTGACAGTGATTTGCACACCTTGTAGCTCCAGGAGTTCGGCTCAAAATACGAATCAGAGACGTTACGCAATTCCAAGAAATTAGATATGGCCGACGTGATAATATACGTCCATGATTCCAGCGATACCAATTCGTTTTCTTACATATCGAATTTaagggtgagttgaacgTCAAATCACCACTTTGCGCCTCACAatttttcccttctttcttaggCTGATATGATCATCCGTAGCAACAATATTCACTTGATCATATACCTGCGATTTTCGTTGCTACCAAATCGGATTTGGACCTGGCTCAACAGCGTCATGAGGTCCAACCTGATTCGTACTGTCGTCGATTAGGTTTACCGGCACCTATGGCCGTTAGTGCTAGGTTAGGCCCAATGACGAATCTCTGGGTAGCGATTACAAGAGTGGCTTTGAATCCGTAAGTGTCCAATAACATGTCTCGAGTATTTTTTTTTCCAATATACAACGACCAAGTAGGCTGATGTGTTGTTTGCACTTAGAACATCATCGCTTGCTCGAGGTCCATCATCGACCATGTCCCCTGCCCAGAGGGTACGGATGATAGCGTCCATCACTCTGGCCACTACTACATTTACGGCTGTTGTAGGTATCTGGATGAGGTATCAGGGGTATACACTGAGAGGTATATGGGGTTGGATAGGGAGGATAAGTGGGTTGGGCAGAGGTGGTCAACAGTAGTAGGACGGTGTCAGATCGGGATGTATAGTGTTGATCATAGTTTAGACCTGCATATAACAGTATCTGTCATCGtcacatatacacatataaTGATGCATTGCATGGTTCCTTAGATTTAGATGGACCATGCAACTTCGGTACAATACAGTATTTATCttaatatatatattcacaTCATCGTATATGTGGTATAATAGGGTGAGCAAATACGTGTACCCATCCTGTATATGGGTATATTAATAGTGATTATGCGATACTTGCTGTAATGGGCCCCTCGTGTATGGGTTTAACTGATCAATCGATGGGTACTATACTAGCATTGTTCACTCTATTCACCACCCTTTATACCGTCTGATATCCTTCTGACCTCGAACCTACACCTTTCAAAGCCTCCTTGATACCTTCTAGCCCCTCTGACACTCTTTCCAGACCCTCTGCTATCTCCTGAGAACTCCCAGAAGATACAGACAAGTTGAGCGAGAAGTCAAATTTCGGTGAACCAGCTGAGGAAGCAGAAGTACTGAAGTGCATCGACGACGAcggagaagacgaagaaggaggtatgtTGAGATTTACATGAGGGTAGGAGTAATCGGTATTGTAGATTGTTATTCGCTCTGGATTGATAGATGGGGGGTGATACGATTCGGTAGATCTGGCTGTCGATCTTTGCtttgcttcttcatcatcttccagGATGGTAATTTGTATATTCCcagaatggagatgagggtTATTGGGAATATAAGCCTCAGAGATGAGTTGAACAGGATAAGGGTACGGTCTTACTTGATGAGTATCtggattgatattgatttgACCATGAGGGTTATACCATCTATTGTACGTTGGATAAtaaggtggagaagggtatGAGGGATATGGCGATGAAGAATCTCCAAAAATATTTCGTCTTACTCTTGGTCTTAGTCTGGAGTTTGAGCTCGGTTCACCTTCAATGTATATGGTATGAGCGGTTGAAGGATATTTTGACTTATCAAATCCTATATTGTGAGTCGACTTTTCATCTGCACTTTGCGACAACTCCTCTTCAGCTAAGCTGTTGAAAGGGGAATGCAAGAACGTGTCTCGGGATCGATATATATCTTCATATCTCGGTGGTGGtgtttgattttgatcagGATCGTTTCCAAATAGGTCTGCCTTATCTCGAGACGTAAAAGTAAAAGTAGAAGTAGAGTGACCCGACTGTCGTCTGTATccatcagaagaagatgatcgatcatcctccGAAGGGTCAGGGCGGGAGAAATCTTCCCACCCTTCTGGATATCGCCATTCCCCTTCTTGACCAAATGGCATATGTCGACGTAGATCATGGAACATACTATGATGAGATACCTTTGGCAGGTTGGCACGCAATCTTTAACAAGTTGC
The nucleotide sequence above comes from Kwoniella europaea PYCC6329 chromosome 1, complete sequence. Encoded proteins:
- a CDS encoding mitochondrial Rho GTPase 1 gives rise to the protein MPRRDLVRIVLVGDDGVGKSSIITSLIKESFVNNVQHVVPEVTIPPEVTPENVTTSIVDTSSNPRSRAHLLSQLTRAHVICLVYSISEPSSFDRVAEYWLPLFRREGINIPVILVGNKIDLRGGQVTNQGLEDEISPIMREFKEVETVVECSALLPLNVSEVFYFAQKAVLHPTAPLYDSREHTLKPKCLEALKRIFRISDVDKDGLLNAVELNQFQQKCFSTPLQYQELEGILDLVRSYDPSAVLPGITELGFLYLHTIFIQQGRMETTWTVLRKFGYGEGLDLREDFLTPRFDVPYDCSVELSPLGNQFLTDIFESYDKDQDGALSQSELDELFSTSPGNPWSASGFPDSTITDDMGRVTLQGWLAQWSMTTLLDHRTTLNYLAYLGYSSTPSASTEPPLSTPTALYITRPRKQDRRQKKVTRSVFLCYVLGATGSGKTSLLRSFVNKGFRGHEDGSPGGYGYEPTTKVLSVVNSVEIEGQEKYLVLQEFGSKYESETLRNSKKLDMADVIIYVHDSSDTNSFSYISNLRQQYSLDHIPAIFVATKSDLDLAQQRHEVQPDSYCRRLGLPAPMAVSARLGPMTNLWVAITRVALNPTSSLARGPSSTMSPAQRVRMIASITLATTTFTAVVGIWMRYQGYTLRGIWGWIGRISGLGRGGQQ